A genomic window from Leptolyngbya sp. BL0902 includes:
- a CDS encoding antibiotic biosynthesis monooxygenase, which translates to MVRLVFGLLLAVTILVGWGSPSWADKVSPSLRFEDPALSAVLSIYETTPDNQADTAKALLKTSRAFYKPVAGFERFALFQSTNGTRMATLTLWQDMASYEAFQASLVAAEAEDYTKYYEKFVKERPGGGASLLDPPDPLFTATLALGQTLAPPSLRPIILGENALVQLIHVDASSTDQQPLLATLAQDTLATLPNRYPAPRSALVFQGLEVPCLVLFANWGYAEEFGDVSQIPAISMALPTPGSAPIGGDWPASQGLQISPEPAPIPPDGASLGDVGPTTTASTQIEQDNQFYQLVKVVSPKVNKYE; encoded by the coding sequence ATGGTTCGCCTGGTATTTGGTTTACTGCTTGCCGTGACGATCTTGGTGGGGTGGGGCTCACCCAGTTGGGCAGATAAAGTATCGCCCTCACTGCGGTTTGAGGATCCGGCCCTATCGGCAGTACTGTCGATTTACGAAACGACCCCCGACAACCAGGCCGACACGGCCAAAGCGCTCCTCAAAACCAGCCGTGCTTTCTACAAACCTGTCGCCGGATTTGAGCGGTTCGCGTTGTTCCAAAGCACCAACGGCACTCGCATGGCTACTCTCACGCTGTGGCAAGATATGGCCAGCTACGAGGCTTTTCAAGCTTCCCTAGTGGCTGCCGAGGCCGAGGACTATACCAAGTACTACGAAAAATTTGTCAAGGAACGGCCAGGAGGTGGAGCCAGTCTACTAGACCCCCCCGATCCCTTGTTCACGGCAACATTAGCCCTGGGCCAAACCCTGGCTCCCCCCAGCCTGAGGCCAATCATCCTGGGGGAAAATGCCCTGGTGCAGCTCATCCACGTTGATGCCAGCAGCACCGACCAACAGCCGCTCCTGGCCACCCTAGCCCAAGACACCCTTGCCACCCTGCCCAACCGCTACCCAGCTCCCCGGAGCGCTTTGGTGTTCCAGGGGCTTGAAGTGCCCTGCCTTGTTTTGTTCGCCAACTGGGGCTACGCAGAGGAGTTTGGAGATGTCAGCCAAATTCCAGCGATCTCCATGGCTCTCCCCACACCTGGGTCGGCCCCAATCGGCGGCGATTGGCCTGCATCCCAGGGCCTCCAGATCAGCCCCGAACCAGCCCCTATTCCACCCGATGGCGCTAGCCTTGGGGATGTTGGCCCTACAACAACTGCTAGCACCCAGATCGAACAAGATAACCAGTTCTATCAACTCGTTAAGGTAGTTTCACCCAAAGTCAACAAA
- a CDS encoding uracil-xanthine permease family protein, producing the protein MTQADYEGSVAAEPGDDVVEYNTGILYGLMDKPPVGEAAFVAMQHVLASFVGIITPPLLICSALGVDSVNTSFVISMSLFASGLCTFIQCKRIGPVGSGLLSLQGTSFAFLGPIIGIGTAAVNGGATPEQALALIFGVCFFGSSVEIILSRFLHLAQEIITPLVAGTVVMIIGLSLIKTGIFSLAGGAGAKRVSAIFAQEGNVGLSEVTVDGVLFKASNAFGSTQNLALGFLVLAIVTALTLSSNRILRMGAIAIGLIVGYVIAFFLGLVNFSNLSQLPLFRVPIPLRFGFDFNFAAFAPFIILYLITAVETIGDLTATSAVSGEPVKGPVYFRRIKGGVLGDGVNSALAALLNTFPNTTFSQNNGVIQMTGVASRYVGFFVAGIFAILGLVPIVGGVFQAIPQPVLGGATLIMFGSIAVAGLNIVASTGLDRRSIILVAISLALGLGVVYHPEIFDGKPALIRNVFSSGISTGGLAAIVLNIILPGRPKVPSYREAIAETEAEGQV; encoded by the coding sequence ATGACACAGGCAGATTATGAGGGTTCTGTTGCCGCAGAACCAGGTGATGACGTTGTTGAGTACAACACAGGTATTCTGTATGGCCTGATGGACAAGCCACCCGTTGGGGAAGCGGCCTTTGTTGCCATGCAGCACGTTTTGGCCTCCTTTGTGGGCATCATTACACCACCGCTGCTGATTTGTTCAGCCCTCGGTGTTGATTCAGTCAATACCAGTTTCGTGATCAGCATGTCGCTGTTTGCCAGTGGTCTCTGCACCTTCATTCAGTGCAAGCGGATTGGCCCCGTGGGCTCTGGTTTGTTGAGTTTGCAGGGTACTAGCTTTGCTTTTTTGGGGCCGATTATTGGCATCGGTACCGCCGCCGTCAACGGCGGTGCTACCCCAGAACAGGCTCTAGCGCTGATCTTTGGGGTTTGCTTTTTCGGCTCGTCAGTGGAAATCATCCTCAGCCGTTTCCTGCATCTCGCGCAGGAAATCATCACGCCGCTGGTGGCCGGAACAGTGGTGATGATCATCGGCCTCAGCCTGATTAAAACCGGGATTTTTAGCCTTGCTGGGGGCGCAGGAGCCAAGCGGGTGAGCGCCATTTTTGCCCAGGAGGGCAATGTCGGCTTGAGCGAGGTCACGGTGGATGGTGTCTTGTTTAAGGCTAGTAATGCCTTTGGCAGTACCCAAAATCTGGCCCTAGGTTTTTTGGTGTTGGCCATCGTTACCGCCCTCACCCTCTCCAGTAATCGGATTCTGCGGATGGGAGCCATTGCCATCGGCCTGATCGTTGGATACGTCATCGCCTTTTTCCTGGGCCTGGTCAACTTCAGCAACCTCAGCCAGTTGCCCCTATTTCGGGTTCCCATTCCGTTGCGGTTTGGCTTTGATTTCAACTTCGCAGCCTTTGCCCCGTTCATTATCCTTTACCTGATTACCGCCGTAGAAACCATCGGTGACTTAACCGCCACCTCCGCTGTGTCTGGGGAGCCTGTGAAAGGCCCGGTCTACTTTCGGCGCATTAAGGGCGGGGTGCTAGGGGATGGGGTGAATTCTGCCCTAGCCGCTCTGCTGAACACCTTCCCCAACACCACCTTCAGCCAAAACAACGGTGTCATTCAAATGACTGGGGTCGCCAGCCGCTACGTGGGTTTCTTCGTTGCTGGGATCTTCGCCATTCTCGGCCTAGTTCCCATTGTGGGCGGTGTCTTCCAGGCTATTCCCCAGCCTGTTCTGGGCGGGGCTACGCTGATCATGTTTGGCTCCATTGCTGTGGCAGGGCTAAACATTGTGGCCTCCACCGGGTTAGATCGCCGATCCATTATTCTGGTGGCCATTTCCTTGGCTCTTGGTCTAGGGGTGGTCTATCACCCCGAAATTTTTGACGGCAAACCCGCCCTCATCCGGAATGTTTTCTCGTCTGGGATTTCCACCGGAGGGCTAGCCGCCATTGTGCTGAATATTATTCTGCCCGGTCGGCCCAAGGTGCCTTCCTACCGCGAGGCCATCGCAGAGACAGAGGCTGAGGGTCAAGTTTAG
- a CDS encoding iron uptake porin, with amino-acid sequence MLNVKTLSFSARWLAWASRQSSWLTTALLVTAALPVAAAEGWVEAAPPLPLALASEVTRGEELVEPGLQAEAATAVVRETPLLAEAGGVSAEVAQDPTALDAAAMPMFLVTDLETALGTDGRVDARAADLAQGIRVTDFSDVAPSDWAFQALSNLVDNYGCLVGYPDRTFQGQRSLTRFEFAAGLNACLDVIVGTLGSVSDDDLVAIRRLQEEFAAEMTTLRSRVDTLEAETATLRAQQFSTQTKLRGSAFMNAGVGFSSGNILAERNSTATFPGSVQFVPPRRVGGVPDVVTVTDDAQITTGALTWINMDTSFTGSDRLKLQLAAGAGTAPGNFYGSAGLFNTFGTPFTFQFPSANFDVVVRELSYMFPVGDSLTLEVGPRINWYSYFDNNRYTFFLTGANSFNSSGGTQVNTIDRGAGAIAVWDVADWLDVRVGYLAESNEFLPGLRPAGDPSVGLFGGTSTLTGQIGLRPLNNLNLRFLYTRSNLMPNGLGQIGGTAGEPIYGFADDGAGGRLTNAPADTFLVNFDWTPLQWLGLFGRYSYGSVALTSEATGTRIGDVNGQSFQLGVAFPDLFKQGALGTVSYLIPYDVTGGREFLVSGGGNGGTQQEVEVSYRYPINRNLAVMPSFYWIMNANNFSTNPDIFLFNLQGQISF; translated from the coding sequence ATGTTGAACGTCAAAACCTTGAGTTTTTCCGCCCGCTGGCTGGCTTGGGCTAGCCGTCAGTCTAGCTGGCTGACCACAGCCCTTCTGGTGACAGCGGCTTTGCCCGTTGCCGCAGCGGAGGGTTGGGTCGAGGCCGCCCCCCCGCTGCCCCTGGCCCTGGCGAGCGAAGTCACCAGGGGAGAGGAATTGGTGGAGCCCGGTCTTCAAGCTGAGGCCGCTACCGCAGTGGTGAGGGAAACCCCGCTGCTGGCGGAGGCGGGCGGTGTTTCCGCTGAGGTGGCTCAAGATCCTACCGCCTTAGACGCAGCCGCGATGCCGATGTTCCTGGTCACGGATCTGGAAACGGCCCTCGGCACCGATGGTCGGGTGGATGCTAGGGCCGCAGATTTGGCCCAGGGTATCCGGGTGACAGACTTTTCGGATGTTGCCCCCAGCGATTGGGCCTTCCAAGCCCTGAGCAACCTGGTAGATAACTACGGCTGTCTCGTGGGCTACCCAGACCGCACCTTCCAAGGACAGCGCAGCCTCACCCGCTTCGAGTTTGCGGCGGGGCTCAATGCCTGTTTAGACGTCATTGTAGGCACCCTAGGCAGCGTCTCCGATGACGACTTGGTGGCCATTCGCCGCTTGCAGGAGGAATTTGCCGCCGAAATGACTACCCTGCGTAGCCGGGTAGATACCCTAGAAGCCGAAACGGCCACCCTTCGCGCCCAACAGTTTTCTACCCAAACCAAACTGCGGGGATCGGCCTTTATGAACGCTGGGGTCGGGTTCTCCAGCGGCAACATTTTGGCCGAGCGCAACAGTACAGCGACGTTCCCCGGCAGCGTGCAATTTGTCCCCCCGCGCCGGGTGGGCGGCGTGCCGGATGTGGTCACGGTGACTGATGATGCCCAAATCACCACGGGCGCACTGACCTGGATCAACATGGATACCTCCTTCACCGGGTCAGATCGGCTGAAGCTTCAGTTGGCGGCGGGGGCAGGAACAGCCCCAGGCAACTTCTACGGCTCGGCGGGCCTGTTCAATACCTTTGGTACACCGTTCACCTTTCAGTTCCCATCCGCTAACTTTGACGTAGTTGTCCGAGAACTGAGCTATATGTTTCCGGTGGGCGATAGTCTCACCCTAGAGGTAGGCCCCCGGATTAACTGGTACAGCTACTTCGACAACAACCGCTATACCTTCTTCCTCACCGGGGCCAATAGCTTTAACTCTAGCGGCGGCACCCAGGTCAACACCATTGACCGGGGGGCTGGGGCTATTGCGGTGTGGGATGTGGCCGACTGGCTGGATGTGCGCGTGGGCTATTTGGCGGAAAGCAACGAATTTTTGCCCGGTCTACGGCCTGCGGGTGATCCCTCCGTGGGCCTGTTTGGCGGCACCAGTACCCTGACGGGGCAGATCGGCCTGCGGCCCTTGAACAACCTCAACCTGCGGTTCTTGTACACCCGATCCAACCTCATGCCCAACGGCCTGGGCCAAATTGGCGGCACCGCTGGCGAACCCATCTACGGCTTTGCCGATGACGGTGCCGGAGGGCGGCTCACCAATGCTCCCGCCGACACCTTCCTAGTCAACTTTGACTGGACACCGCTGCAATGGCTGGGCCTCTTTGGTCGCTACAGCTACGGTAGCGTTGCGCTCACCAGTGAAGCTACCGGGACTCGCATTGGCGATGTCAACGGCCAGTCCTTCCAGCTTGGGGTAGCCTTCCCCGACCTCTTCAAGCAGGGAGCGTTGGGAACGGTCTCCTACCTGATTCCCTACGATGTGACGGGAGGCCGAGAGTTCTTGGTCTCCGGTGGCGGCAATGGCGGCACCCAGCAGGAGGTGGAGGTCTCCTACCGCTACCCAATCAACCGCAACCTGGCCGTCATGCCCTCCTTCTATTGGATCATGAACGCCAACAACTTCAGCACCAACCCCGACATTTTCCTGTTTAACCTCCAAGGCCAAATCTCCTTCTAG
- a CDS encoding UbiD family decarboxylase, giving the protein MARDLRQFLTLLEDRGQLRRITTPVDSYLEVSEIANRLLLGGGPALLFENVKGASMPLAINVMGTVERVCWAMNMDHPQELEALGDKLALLYQPRPPKKLSQAVEMGKALFDVVKAKPMRDLLPPCHQVVLKDEAVDLTQIPMLHVYPGDAGKVLTLGLMITKDPESGIPNVGVYRLQLQSKNTMTVQWLSVRGCSRHLRKAAEMGKKLEVAIAIGVDPLVILAAATPLPIDLSEWLFAGLYAGKGVHLAKCKTVDLEVPADSEIVLEGTITPGETAVDGPAGDHIGYYGGVNEAAPLLRFHCVTHRKNPIYMTTFSGRPPKEDAMMAIALNRIYTPILRQQVPEIKDFFLPMEGLSYKAAVLSIEKTYPGQAKRAALAFWSALPQFNYTKFVIVVDESINIRDPRQVMWAVTSKVDPVRDVFILPNNPFDKLDFATERPGLGSRMGIDATTKVYPETDRPWSEELVPDPDTAALVDRRWAEYGLGDLNLGDVDPNLFGYDIR; this is encoded by the coding sequence ATGGCTAGAGACCTGCGGCAGTTTTTAACCCTACTAGAAGATCGGGGGCAGTTGCGACGCATCACGACCCCGGTGGATTCGTACCTGGAGGTGTCAGAAATTGCCAATCGGCTGCTGTTGGGCGGCGGGCCTGCCCTGCTGTTTGAGAACGTGAAGGGAGCCTCGATGCCCCTGGCCATCAACGTCATGGGCACCGTGGAGCGGGTGTGCTGGGCCATGAATATGGATCATCCCCAAGAACTGGAAGCGCTGGGGGACAAGCTGGCCCTGCTGTATCAGCCCCGCCCGCCCAAGAAACTCTCCCAGGCGGTGGAAATGGGCAAGGCGCTGTTTGATGTGGTGAAGGCCAAGCCCATGCGGGATTTGCTGCCCCCCTGCCATCAGGTGGTGCTGAAGGATGAGGCGGTGGATCTGACCCAAATTCCGATGCTGCACGTCTACCCCGGCGATGCGGGCAAGGTGCTGACCCTGGGCCTGATGATCACCAAAGACCCGGAAAGCGGCATTCCCAACGTGGGGGTGTATCGCCTGCAACTGCAATCGAAAAACACCATGACGGTGCAGTGGCTGTCGGTGCGGGGCTGTAGTCGGCACCTGCGGAAGGCGGCGGAAATGGGCAAAAAGCTAGAGGTGGCCATCGCCATCGGGGTCGATCCGTTGGTGATTCTCGCGGCGGCAACTCCCCTACCCATTGACCTGTCGGAGTGGCTGTTTGCCGGACTCTACGCTGGAAAAGGCGTCCACCTAGCCAAATGCAAAACCGTGGATTTAGAAGTCCCCGCTGACTCGGAAATCGTGCTGGAAGGCACCATCACCCCTGGGGAAACGGCGGTGGATGGCCCCGCTGGCGACCACATCGGCTACTACGGCGGCGTCAATGAAGCGGCCCCGCTGCTGCGCTTCCACTGCGTTACCCACCGCAAAAATCCGATTTATATGACCACCTTCAGCGGTCGGCCCCCCAAGGAAGATGCCATGATGGCCATCGCCCTCAACCGCATCTACACCCCCATCCTGCGCCAGCAAGTCCCAGAAATTAAGGACTTCTTCTTGCCCATGGAAGGGCTGAGCTACAAAGCCGCCGTCCTTTCCATCGAGAAAACCTACCCCGGACAGGCGAAACGGGCTGCGTTGGCCTTTTGGTCGGCCCTGCCCCAGTTCAACTACACCAAGTTTGTGATTGTGGTGGATGAATCCATCAACATTCGCGATCCGCGCCAGGTGATGTGGGCCGTCACCTCCAAGGTAGACCCGGTGCGGGATGTGTTCATTTTGCCCAACAACCCCTTCGACAAGCTGGACTTTGCCACGGAACGGCCCGGTTTGGGGAGCCGCATGGGCATCGACGCCACCACCAAGGTCTACCCCGAAACCGACCGCCCCTGGAGCGAAGAACTCGTCCCCGACCCCGACACCGCTGCCCTGGTGGATCGCCGCTGGGCTGAATATGGGTTAGGGGATCTCAACTTGGGCGATGTTGACCCCAATCTGTTTGGCTACGACATCCGCTGA
- a CDS encoding DUF4333 domain-containing protein, whose product MSRLFLRFTVIAVLLAPLTACGNRLNVAQIEADIQADIERQGRRLALREVRCPRDVRRQAGAFFRCVGELDPEGTFTINVTQQDDRGGVAWDVPNSKVILNLVKVEEGIQRGLSQALGQQAPVDCGEAMYRANQPGDRFECRVVGGLTDGADTIQTVLVRINAAGNLDWQEQRGGHSTTVANPAPTANPATAMTTPNAATPAAPASASAPSPPVAPAVSTTGPTGRPINRPYIRGDND is encoded by the coding sequence ATGTCGCGCCTGTTTCTTCGATTTACTGTGATCGCCGTCCTGCTAGCCCCCCTGACCGCCTGCGGCAACCGCCTAAATGTGGCCCAGATTGAAGCTGACATCCAGGCCGATATCGAACGTCAAGGCCGCCGTTTGGCCCTGCGGGAGGTGCGCTGTCCTAGGGATGTCCGGCGGCAGGCCGGAGCTTTTTTTCGCTGCGTGGGGGAGCTAGACCCAGAGGGCACCTTTACCATCAACGTCACCCAGCAGGATGATCGGGGCGGCGTAGCGTGGGATGTGCCCAATTCCAAGGTGATTCTCAACCTGGTCAAGGTGGAGGAAGGGATCCAACGGGGACTTTCTCAGGCGCTCGGGCAGCAAGCCCCTGTGGACTGTGGCGAGGCCATGTATCGGGCCAACCAACCGGGGGATCGGTTTGAGTGTCGCGTGGTGGGTGGCCTCACCGATGGGGCTGATACGATCCAAACAGTGCTGGTCAGGATTAATGCGGCAGGCAATCTAGACTGGCAAGAGCAGCGAGGGGGGCACTCGACTACGGTGGCCAATCCAGCCCCGACGGCCAATCCAGCCACGGCAATGACTACCCCAAACGCAGCTACTCCCGCTGCCCCCGCCAGCGCCTCGGCCCCGTCGCCCCCCGTCGCCCCCGCCGTATCCACCACTGGCCCCACCGGACGCCCCATCAATCGCCCCTACATTCGAGGCGACAACGATTAG
- a CDS encoding MotA/TolQ/ExbB proton channel family protein has product MTTVLDFLAKGGPVMVPIVGCSVLTIATALERTLFWMRLLKREDQVVHAVLDAARRDLSEAAALAAQAQDLPIGRFLLAPLRLNRPSPETFRLAMETAGDREFVHMRKGDKLLETVVAVAPLLGLLGTVTGLIATFGNLTIGGGGSGEQATAAAAGIGEALITTAAGMVVAILALLVFRVMVTLQSQQIDYFSDAGNELELIYRQYWHEPAQLPVEAQGDRLPTPDRLR; this is encoded by the coding sequence ATGACAACCGTTCTTGATTTCTTGGCCAAAGGTGGCCCCGTGATGGTGCCGATTGTGGGGTGCTCTGTGCTCACCATCGCTACCGCCCTAGAGCGCACCCTGTTTTGGATGCGGCTCCTGAAGCGCGAAGATCAAGTGGTTCATGCCGTGCTGGATGCCGCCCGCCGCGATCTCAGCGAAGCCGCTGCCCTCGCGGCCCAAGCCCAGGACTTGCCCATCGGACGGTTTTTGTTGGCCCCCCTGCGGCTGAATCGGCCCTCCCCAGAAACCTTTCGGCTGGCCATGGAAACGGCAGGAGACCGGGAGTTTGTCCACATGCGAAAGGGCGACAAACTGCTGGAAACCGTGGTGGCCGTTGCGCCTTTGCTGGGGCTACTGGGCACCGTCACCGGGTTGATTGCCACCTTCGGCAACCTCACCATTGGCGGCGGTGGCTCCGGCGAACAGGCCACAGCGGCGGCAGCGGGGATTGGGGAAGCCCTGATTACCACAGCGGCGGGCATGGTGGTGGCCATCCTGGCGCTACTGGTATTTCGGGTGATGGTGACGCTACAGTCTCAGCAAATCGACTACTTCTCAGACGCCGGAAACGAGCTAGAACTGATCTATCGGCAATACTGGCACGAGCCCGCCCAACTCCCGGTCGAGGCCCAGGGCGACCGATTGCCCACCCCAGACCGCCTGCGATAG
- a CDS encoding ExbD/TolR family protein — protein sequence MRFKTQSSPPPPQVDLIPMLTVMMGVLAFFVVVTTTLSQETLVDIQLPAEDQADADVPFPADPFIVELVGENEVLLNGQPTDLDTLATQMEAYLSRNPNDTVFLLPHQDLPYEQVMQFLGDMRRIGGNRVSLAIEAQP from the coding sequence ATGCGCTTCAAGACTCAATCCAGTCCGCCCCCGCCCCAGGTAGACCTCATCCCCATGCTGACGGTGATGATGGGGGTGTTGGCCTTTTTTGTGGTAGTCACCACCACCCTCAGCCAGGAAACCTTGGTAGACATCCAGCTCCCCGCCGAAGACCAAGCCGACGCCGACGTTCCCTTCCCCGCCGACCCCTTCATTGTGGAACTGGTGGGGGAAAACGAGGTATTGCTCAACGGCCAGCCCACGGATCTTGATACCCTGGCCACGCAGATGGAAGCCTACCTCAGCCGCAACCCCAACGACACGGTTTTTCTGTTGCCCCACCAAGACTTGCCCTACGAACAGGTGATGCAATTCCTCGGCGATATGCGGCGCATCGGTGGCAACCGCGTTTCCCTCGCCATCGAAGCCCAGCCCTAG
- a CDS encoding DUF3318 domain-containing protein, whose product MGELRRLRSLLPPELQSWVTVESAIDVSPPLITCEELGKDQVEIQIDLVKWEQLALDQRNLMFWHEVGRIQNDTIPRDGWEMAALAIGLGGAVGELWVQDGLLLMLALGLCGFSGWRLYKRNNNQKTLQESIDADERAIAIATRFGYTLPNAYKSLGSALKTLIEQTPKKRQRDRYIKRLEALKKSAAKAKERARNERGDLRSAY is encoded by the coding sequence ATGGGCGAGCTGCGTCGGTTACGAAGCCTGCTGCCCCCCGAGTTGCAAAGCTGGGTGACGGTGGAATCGGCCATTGATGTCAGTCCGCCGCTAATTACCTGCGAAGAACTGGGCAAGGATCAGGTTGAAATCCAGATCGACCTCGTCAAGTGGGAACAACTGGCCCTCGACCAGCGCAACCTGATGTTCTGGCACGAGGTGGGCCGCATCCAAAACGACACTATTCCCCGCGATGGTTGGGAAATGGCGGCGCTGGCCATTGGTTTGGGCGGAGCCGTGGGCGAACTGTGGGTGCAGGACGGCCTGCTGCTGATGTTGGCCCTGGGGCTGTGCGGCTTTTCGGGCTGGCGGCTGTATAAGCGTAACAACAACCAAAAGACCCTACAAGAAAGCATCGACGCCGATGAGCGGGCCATCGCCATCGCCACCCGTTTTGGCTACACCCTGCCCAATGCCTACAAGAGCCTAGGCAGCGCCCTCAAAACCTTGATCGAGCAAACCCCCAAAAAGCGCCAGCGGGATCGCTACATCAAGCGCCTCGAAGCCCTGAAGAAAAGCGCCGCCAAGGCCAAGGAACGGGCTCGCAACGAACGGGGCGATCTGCGGTCGGCGTATTAG
- the ltaE gene encoding low-specificity L-threonine aldolase: protein MAAISPSVDFRSDTVTWPTDEMRAAMAAAEVGDDVYGEDPTISALEALAAAMLGKEAGLFVTSGTQGNLIAALSHAQRGDEAIMGEDAHTYCWEAGGIAVLGGITPRPLPTDSRGRMDLDQIRAAIREDDPHLPTSRLILLENSSGGNHGAAIEAEYFEAVHAIAQSHNLRVHLDGARLFNAATALKCDPTAITQWVDSVSICLSKGLCAPVGSVLVGSQDFIKTARRNRKLLGGGLRQAGVLAAAGLIALKTMSQRLQDDHDKAQQLAQGLATIPGILINPAQVETNMVFFALADDLPLSPTDLVNRLKQDYGLHIGGYDHHTLRAVTHYWIQPEQVEKLVAAIRALCQG, encoded by the coding sequence ATGGCTGCTATTTCTCCCTCCGTAGATTTCCGTTCTGATACCGTGACCTGGCCCACCGACGAGATGCGGGCGGCCATGGCGGCGGCTGAGGTGGGGGACGATGTCTATGGCGAAGACCCCACGATCTCGGCCCTGGAAGCTTTAGCAGCGGCAATGCTGGGCAAAGAGGCGGGACTGTTTGTGACCAGCGGCACCCAGGGCAATTTGATCGCCGCCCTCAGCCATGCCCAACGGGGCGATGAGGCCATCATGGGAGAAGACGCCCATACCTATTGCTGGGAAGCCGGAGGCATAGCCGTTTTGGGCGGCATCACCCCGCGCCCGTTGCCCACCGATAGCCGGGGACGGATGGATCTAGACCAAATCCGGGCGGCGATTCGGGAGGACGACCCTCACCTGCCCACCAGCCGATTGATTCTGCTGGAAAATAGCTCCGGCGGCAACCATGGGGCGGCGATTGAAGCCGAGTATTTTGAGGCCGTTCATGCCATTGCCCAATCCCACAATCTGAGGGTTCACCTGGACGGTGCCCGCCTCTTCAACGCCGCAACGGCCCTGAAATGTGACCCCACCGCCATCACACAATGGGTCGATTCCGTCAGCATTTGCTTGAGCAAGGGGCTGTGTGCGCCCGTGGGCTCGGTGCTGGTGGGTAGCCAAGACTTCATCAAAACCGCCCGACGTAATCGAAAATTACTCGGCGGCGGCCTGCGACAGGCTGGGGTGCTCGCCGCTGCTGGCCTGATTGCCCTCAAAACCATGAGCCAACGTCTCCAAGACGACCACGACAAGGCTCAACAGTTGGCCCAAGGGCTGGCAACCATCCCCGGCATCCTGATCAACCCTGCCCAGGTGGAAACCAACATGGTCTTTTTCGCCCTGGCGGACGATCTGCCCCTCTCTCCGACCGACCTGGTGAATCGCCTGAAGCAAGACTACGGCCTTCACATAGGCGGCTACGACCATCACACCCTCCGCGCCGTCACCCACTATTGGATTCAGCCGGAGCAGGTGGAAAAGTTGGTGGCCGCGATTCGCGCCCTTTGCCAGGGGTAA
- a CDS encoding DUF981 family protein has translation MFINYITLMLINMVAGLVLLADFVYRGLDGANMKRWIPGFGLVGGIALATGLHMMWTWPVPGSFNVSFGETTVLFGGLFLMAAIALAQGWDLFTLTVYAFFAGLTAILVGARIIDLEQTRRPLVAGLGFILTGLGGVLSAPTLVYLRDNKTWRTAGAAVLLLAALIWAFIGYLAYWGHLESFSQWQPPVMR, from the coding sequence ATGTTTATCAACTACATCACCCTGATGCTCATCAATATGGTGGCAGGGCTGGTGCTGCTGGCAGATTTTGTCTATCGCGGCCTCGATGGGGCCAATATGAAGCGCTGGATTCCCGGTTTTGGCCTAGTGGGGGGCATTGCCCTCGCTACGGGGCTGCACATGATGTGGACATGGCCTGTTCCCGGCAGTTTCAACGTTTCCTTTGGCGAAACCACCGTGCTGTTTGGCGGGCTTTTCCTAATGGCCGCCATCGCCCTGGCCCAAGGCTGGGATCTATTCACCCTGACGGTCTACGCCTTTTTTGCTGGGTTAACCGCCATTTTGGTAGGGGCGCGTATCATCGACCTCGAACAAACCCGACGCCCCCTCGTTGCCGGACTGGGGTTCATCCTCACGGGCTTGGGGGGTGTTTTGTCAGCGCCCACGCTGGTCTATTTGCGCGACAACAAAACCTGGCGCACTGCCGGAGCCGCTGTATTGCTGCTGGCGGCGCTGATTTGGGCCTTTATTGGCTACCTCGCCTACTGGGGCCACCTGGAGTCCTTCAGCCAGTGGCAGCCCCCCGTCATGCGCTAG
- a CDS encoding cupredoxin domain-containing protein, whose protein sequence is MVSHFIQRSTQLRTLATVSLGAMLFFTAACSPQNSDVAAPPAEETTAAEPATESESAVDDEAVVAIAMTAEGRAFFLDGAGDSNPDIVVQQGDTVALTLCVTGGTHDWVVDEFDAATEVISAGGDCSTVEFVADQAGEFDYYCSVGNHRAEGMAGRFIVE, encoded by the coding sequence ATGGTTAGCCATTTCATTCAACGATCCACGCAACTCCGCACCTTGGCAACGGTTTCCCTAGGGGCGATGTTGTTCTTCACGGCGGCGTGTTCCCCTCAGAATAGCGATGTAGCTGCCCCTCCGGCGGAAGAAACCACCGCCGCTGAACCCGCTACCGAGAGCGAATCAGCGGTAGACGACGAAGCGGTCGTTGCCATAGCTATGACGGCGGAAGGTCGCGCATTTTTCCTGGATGGCGCGGGCGACAGCAACCCCGATATCGTTGTGCAGCAGGGGGATACGGTGGCATTGACCCTCTGCGTCACCGGAGGCACCCACGACTGGGTAGTGGATGAATTTGATGCCGCCACCGAGGTGATCTCCGCTGGAGGAGATTGCAGCACTGTCGAATTCGTAGCCGATCAAGCCGGAGAATTTGACTACTATTGCAGCGTTGGCAATCACCGAGCCGAGGGCATGGCCGGTCGGTTCATTGTGGAATAG